One genomic segment of Sminthopsis crassicaudata isolate SCR6 chromosome 4, ASM4859323v1, whole genome shotgun sequence includes these proteins:
- the SLC35B1 gene encoding solute carrier family 35 member B1: MRAPSPVCDVRLELPLPAPSPPSSLGTLSEARAGPAPRLMAASGALVPDRLRLPLCFFGVFICYFYYGILQEKITRGKYGEGAKQEKFTFALTLVFIQCVINAVFAKILIQFFDTARVDRTRSWLYAACSLSYLGAMVSSNSALQFVNYPTQVLGKSCKPIPVMLLGVTLLKKKYPVAKYLCVLLIVAGVALFMYKPKKGVGADEHLVGYGELLLLLSLTLDGLTGVSQDHMRAHYQTGSNHMMLNINLWSTLLLGAGILFTGEFWDFLGFAERYPSVLYNILLFGLTSALGQSFIFMTVVYFGPLTCSIITTTRKFFTILASVILFANPISSMQWVGTVLVFMGLGLDAKFGKGSKKTSL; this comes from the exons ATGAGGGCCCCGTCGCCGGTGTGCGATGTCCGGCTGGAGCTGCCGCTGCCAGCGCCTTCTCCGCCGTCTTCTCTGGGGACTCTGAGTGAGGCTCGCGCCGGTCCGGCCCCGCGCCTCATGGCCGCCAGCGGCGCCCTGGTGCCCGATCGGCTGCGCTTACCGCTCTGCTTTTTCGGCGTCTTCATCTGCTATTTCTATTACGGGATCCTGCAGGAGAAGAT CACCAGGGGAAAATATGGGGAGGGTGCCAAACAAGAGAAGTTCACGTTTGCCTTAACCCTGGTCTTCATCCAGTGTGTGATCAATGCAGTGTTTGCCAAGATCT TGATCCAGTTTTTTGACACTGCCAGGGTGGATCGGACCCGGAGCTGGCTCTACGCAGCCTGCTCGCTCTCTTATCTGGGTGCCATGGTCTCCAGCAACTCCGCATTACAGTTTGTCAACTACCCGACTCAG GTCCTTGGCAAATCCTGTAAACCTATTCCAG TTATGCTCCTTGGAGTGACCCTCCTGAAGAAGAAATACCCAGTGGCTAAATACCTCTGTGTGCTCTTGATAGTGGCTGGAGTGGCCCTCTTCATGTACAAGCCCAAAAAGGGGGTTGGAGCTGATGAGCATTTGGTTGGCTATGGAGAGCTGCTTCTG CTGCTGTCTCTGACACTGGATGGACTGACAGGTGTCTCCCAGGATCACATGCGAGCTCATTACCAAACAGGCTCTAACCACATGATGCTGAACATAAACCTCTGGTCCACATTGCTCTTGGGAGCTG GAATCCTGTTCACTGGGGAATTCTGGGATTTCCTTGGCTTTGCTGAGCGATATCCCAGTGTCCTTTACAACATCCTTCTGTTTGGTCTAACCAGTGCCCTGGGCCAG AGCTTCATCTTCATGACGGTTGTGTACTTCGGCCCTCTGACCTGCTCCATCATTACCACAACTCGCAAGTTCTTCACTATCCTGGCGTCTGTGATCCTCTTTGCCAACCCTATCAGCTCCATGCAATGGGTGGGCACTGTGCTGGTGTTCATGG GTCTTGGCCTAGATGCCAAGTTTGGCAAAGGTTCCAAGAAGACATCCCTCTAG